Proteins from one Streptomyces caniferus genomic window:
- a CDS encoding crotonase/enoyl-CoA hydratase family protein, whose product MSVRVERAGPVTTVVLSRPASRNAVDGATAAQLADAFRAFDEDDGARVAVLWGEGGTFCSGADLKAIGTSRGNRVAPDGDGPMGPTRMRLGKPVIAAVAGHAVAGGLELALWCDLRVAEEDAVFGVFCRRWGVPLIDGGTVRLPRLIGASRAMDLVLTGRPVAAAEALDIGLVHRVVPTGTARAEAELLAAEIARFPQACLRSDRASLLDQEGSDEQTAMAAELRYGQGVLAESMEGAARFTAGAGRHGAPDGGQEVSWSLSSESRRSPARQAGL is encoded by the coding sequence ATGTCCGTACGGGTGGAGCGCGCCGGACCGGTGACGACGGTGGTGCTGTCGCGGCCGGCGTCGCGCAATGCCGTGGACGGCGCGACGGCCGCCCAACTGGCCGACGCCTTCCGGGCGTTCGACGAGGACGACGGCGCCCGGGTCGCGGTGCTGTGGGGCGAGGGCGGGACGTTCTGCTCCGGTGCCGACCTCAAGGCCATCGGCACCTCACGCGGCAACCGCGTGGCCCCGGACGGGGACGGGCCGATGGGGCCGACCCGGATGCGGCTCGGCAAGCCGGTGATCGCGGCGGTCGCCGGCCATGCGGTGGCCGGCGGTCTGGAGCTGGCGCTCTGGTGCGATCTCCGGGTGGCCGAGGAGGACGCCGTCTTCGGGGTGTTCTGCCGGCGCTGGGGGGTGCCGCTGATCGACGGCGGTACGGTGCGGCTGCCACGCCTGATCGGCGCGAGCCGGGCGATGGACCTGGTGCTGACGGGACGTCCGGTCGCGGCCGCCGAGGCGCTGGACATCGGTCTCGTCCACCGCGTGGTGCCGACCGGGACGGCGCGCGCCGAGGCGGAGCTGCTGGCGGCCGAGATCGCCCGCTTCCCGCAGGCCTGTCTGCGCAGCGACCGCGCCTCCCTGCTGGACCAGGAGGGCAGCGACGAGCAGACCGCGATGGCCGCGGAGCTCCGTTACGGCCAAGGGGTGCTGGCCGAGTCCATGGAGGGTGCGGCCCGGTTCACCGCGGGAGCGGGGCGGCACGGGGCGCCGGACGGGGGCCAGGAGGTGTCCTGGAGCCTGTCTTCGGAGTCCCGTCGTTCGCCCGCAAGGCAGGCGGGACTTTGA
- a CDS encoding FAD-dependent monooxygenase, producing MTQGSGTRSLRVLIAGGGVAGQALAFWLTRGGHQVTVVERFPALRATGAQVDLRGQGIEAVRRMGLLDDVRGKLVDEKGVAFVDARGKAKATIMANTSGQGRQTLTSEYEIMRGDLVRILNEATKHDAEYVFGKSVDGFAQDEHKVVAHFSDGSSGEFDLLVGADGQGSRIRRAILPEGFDPYWRVGIHMAYWFVPRIDSDSDIRDTYMVPGGRQIMRRSHNPTETQVYFVLREESAEASAIHREPVERQQEFWASRFRDAGWQTGRFIEGMRTSPFFYSQEVAQVRTDTWSKGRVALAGDAAHCASPYSGMGISGGLVGAYVLADEINRHPDDLPTALANYDTVLRPFVDHIQAEVNPRLLRLGMPMTRRAVDAFQAVTALACFLHLPGLVARWSKEDRGGNWQLPRARHS from the coding sequence ATGACACAGGGTTCGGGAACGCGATCCTTACGAGTCCTCATCGCCGGCGGCGGAGTCGCGGGGCAGGCGCTGGCCTTCTGGCTGACGCGGGGCGGCCACCAGGTGACCGTCGTCGAACGCTTCCCCGCGCTGCGGGCCACCGGCGCCCAGGTCGACCTCCGGGGTCAGGGCATCGAGGCCGTCCGCCGCATGGGACTCCTCGACGACGTCCGGGGCAAGCTCGTGGACGAGAAGGGCGTCGCCTTCGTCGACGCCCGTGGCAAGGCCAAAGCGACGATCATGGCCAACACCTCCGGGCAGGGCCGCCAGACACTGACGTCCGAGTACGAGATCATGCGCGGCGACCTGGTACGCATCCTCAACGAGGCGACCAAGCACGACGCCGAGTACGTCTTCGGCAAAAGCGTGGACGGTTTCGCGCAGGACGAGCACAAGGTCGTCGCGCACTTCTCCGACGGGTCGTCCGGCGAGTTCGACCTCCTGGTCGGCGCGGACGGACAGGGGTCACGCATCCGCCGGGCGATCCTCCCGGAGGGCTTCGACCCGTATTGGCGGGTCGGCATCCACATGGCGTACTGGTTCGTCCCGCGCATCGATTCCGACAGCGACATCCGGGACACCTATATGGTCCCGGGCGGCCGTCAGATCATGCGCCGCAGCCACAATCCGACCGAGACCCAGGTCTACTTCGTGCTGCGAGAGGAATCCGCGGAAGCCTCGGCGATCCACCGGGAACCCGTCGAACGTCAGCAGGAGTTCTGGGCGAGCCGGTTCCGCGACGCGGGATGGCAGACCGGGCGTTTCATCGAGGGCATGAGGACCAGCCCCTTCTTCTACTCCCAGGAGGTCGCCCAGGTGCGCACCGACACCTGGTCCAAGGGCCGCGTGGCCCTGGCCGGGGACGCCGCGCACTGTGCTTCTCCCTACAGCGGCATGGGAATCTCCGGCGGCTTGGTCGGCGCCTACGTCCTGGCCGACGAGATCAATCGACACCCGGACGATCTGCCGACCGCACTGGCGAACTACGACACCGTGCTGCGGCCCTTCGTCGACCACATCCAGGCCGAGGTCAATCCGCGACTCCTGCGCCTGGGCATGCCGATGACCCGGCGCGCTGTCGACGCCTTCCAGGCGGTCACCGCACTGGCTTGCTTCCTGCACCTCCCCGGCCTCGTCGCGCGCTGGTCGAAGGAGGACCGCGGCGGCAACTGGCAGCTCCCCCGAGCACGACACAGCTGA
- a CDS encoding TetR/AcrR family transcriptional regulator C-terminal domain-containing protein — translation MNRETVVAEALDLLDEVGLDAVSTRQLAKRLGVEQPSLYWHFRTKKDLLAAMAQAAMAPHANAPLPTPEDDWRAWFLENTRSFRRTLLMRRDGARLHAGSTPTADLDRIRHKMSFLVDSGVPEHDAQMAMLTAGRFTVGSVLEEQADSGPGDGADLPADMPPIDPESAFEAGLSLIVDGLTPRLTA, via the coding sequence ATGAACCGTGAGACCGTGGTAGCCGAGGCGCTCGACCTGCTCGACGAGGTCGGCCTGGATGCCGTCAGCACGCGGCAACTGGCGAAGCGACTGGGCGTCGAGCAGCCGTCGCTGTACTGGCACTTCCGCACCAAGAAGGACCTCCTGGCCGCCATGGCGCAGGCCGCGATGGCGCCCCATGCGAACGCACCGCTGCCGACGCCCGAGGACGACTGGCGCGCATGGTTCCTGGAGAACACCCGCAGCTTCAGGCGCACTCTGCTGATGCGCCGCGACGGCGCACGCCTCCATGCCGGCTCCACGCCCACCGCGGACCTCGACCGGATCCGCCACAAGATGTCCTTCCTCGTCGACTCCGGCGTGCCCGAGCACGACGCACAGATGGCGATGCTGACGGCCGGCCGCTTCACGGTCGGCAGCGTCCTGGAAGAACAGGCGGACTCCGGCCCCGGCGACGGCGCGGACCTCCCGGCCGACATGCCACCGATCGATCCCGAATCGGCGTTCGAGGCGGGACTTTCCCTCATCGTGGACGGCTTGACCCCGCGCCTCACGGCATAG
- a CDS encoding DUF1990 family protein has product MSDLNYPEEGATRRGPLPAGYHHLREELPIGHGRAVLAAAGDAITTFRMHRAAGTRIRATAPRAAPGVGVEVALGIGPLRLRAPCTVVWTVDEEDRIGFAYGAREGHPECGEEAFVAELRGDGAVWFTVTAFSRPARAVTRLAGPLVPVFQRQYVRHLGRTLRRLTKRP; this is encoded by the coding sequence ATGAGCGATCTGAACTACCCCGAGGAGGGCGCCACCCGGCGCGGCCCGCTGCCGGCCGGCTACCACCACCTCCGCGAGGAGCTGCCGATCGGCCACGGCAGGGCGGTACTGGCCGCGGCGGGCGACGCGATCACCACCTTCCGGATGCACCGCGCGGCCGGCACCCGCATCCGGGCCACCGCGCCGCGGGCCGCGCCGGGCGTGGGCGTCGAGGTCGCACTGGGCATCGGTCCGCTGCGACTGCGGGCCCCGTGCACCGTGGTGTGGACGGTGGACGAGGAGGACCGCATCGGCTTCGCCTACGGGGCCCGGGAGGGTCATCCCGAGTGCGGCGAGGAGGCGTTCGTCGCCGAGCTGCGCGGCGACGGTGCGGTGTGGTTCACCGTGACCGCCTTCAGCCGCCCCGCCCGTGCCGTCACCCGTCTCGCCGGCCCGCTGGTCCCCGTCTTCCAGCGCCAGTACGTCCGCCATCTCGGCCGGACCCTCCGCCGCCTGACGAAGCGCCCGTGA
- a CDS encoding metallophosphoesterase, with the protein MCDDELIPPQADMTEQEWLRTGSATTAGGPPPRTTGRVPQWVNRRTLLGGAMAGAALAVLPSPAQSPASATPRIQGPGAFPFPRQPNGKGEFAVLVTGDAGTGDEAQYAVAAAARDVCRAEGIGLAVGLGDNIYENGPESDDDTEFQDKFEKPNSGIDVPWLMVLGNHDCSGLIPGSGGDPSRGDREVAYAATSRRWYMPSRYYSVPLPAADPLVEFFAIDTIPWSSYVAQLDPHYRWDGPYMREQRSWLEGALRASRARWKVVIGHHPYLNNGKHGSAGSYDGFEIGNYTSGVHLKDMYENVVCGRADLILSGHDHTLQILEPTARTGGTRQVVCGASAKTEDGTAHFGHPAAWQNFADHGFMVLKVSGARLTIDAYTVDVATRKATLRHRARQTRPVAAAAPAHA; encoded by the coding sequence ATGTGTGACGACGAACTGATCCCGCCGCAGGCGGACATGACCGAGCAGGAGTGGCTGCGGACCGGGTCGGCGACGACGGCCGGGGGGCCGCCGCCACGTACGACGGGACGCGTGCCGCAGTGGGTGAACCGGCGGACGCTGCTGGGCGGCGCGATGGCCGGTGCGGCGCTCGCGGTGCTGCCTTCCCCGGCCCAGTCGCCCGCGTCCGCGACGCCCCGCATCCAGGGCCCGGGGGCCTTCCCCTTCCCCCGACAGCCCAACGGGAAGGGCGAGTTCGCCGTTCTGGTCACGGGTGACGCGGGGACCGGGGACGAGGCGCAGTACGCGGTGGCGGCCGCCGCGCGCGATGTCTGCCGGGCCGAGGGCATCGGCCTCGCGGTGGGACTCGGCGACAACATCTACGAGAACGGCCCGGAGTCCGATGACGACACGGAGTTCCAGGACAAGTTCGAGAAGCCGAACAGCGGGATCGATGTGCCGTGGCTGATGGTGCTGGGCAACCACGACTGCTCGGGCCTGATCCCCGGCAGCGGCGGCGACCCGTCGCGCGGTGACCGGGAGGTCGCCTATGCCGCCACGTCCCGGCGCTGGTACATGCCGAGCCGCTACTACAGCGTGCCGCTGCCGGCCGCCGATCCGCTGGTGGAGTTCTTCGCGATCGACACCATCCCGTGGTCGTCGTACGTCGCCCAGCTCGACCCGCACTACCGCTGGGACGGGCCGTACATGCGCGAGCAGCGGAGCTGGCTGGAGGGTGCGCTGCGCGCCTCGCGGGCCCGCTGGAAGGTGGTGATCGGGCACCACCCGTACCTCAACAACGGCAAGCACGGCAGCGCCGGTTCCTATGACGGTTTCGAGATCGGCAACTACACCAGCGGTGTCCATCTGAAGGACATGTACGAGAACGTGGTGTGCGGACGGGCCGATCTGATTCTGTCCGGCCATGACCACACGCTGCAGATCCTGGAGCCGACGGCCCGTACGGGCGGCACCCGGCAGGTGGTGTGCGGCGCGTCGGCCAAGACGGAGGACGGTACGGCGCACTTCGGTCACCCGGCGGCCTGGCAGAACTTCGCCGACCACGGGTTCATGGTGCTGAAGGTGTCCGGCGCGCGGCTGACCATCGATGCGTACACCGTCGATGTCGCCACGCGGAAGGCCACTTTGCGGCACCGGGCCCGTCAGACCCGGCCGGTCGCGGCGGCGGCCCCGGCGCACGCCTGA
- a CDS encoding SpoIIE family protein phosphatase: MTGLPPDPFDEEYDPRAGRDWRLVEEDAPGVSHHEPLGLRERLSLNRMGTFDWDLDRGSMDLDPGAMDVFDLRPDEYDGAPASLVTRVPPEEGRRLDEALSQALLDGHSSYGAYFRVQCRDGTQRWTHSQGRILHTADGVPYRVIGIVREATSELADSALLRSLQQERQRQTVMVQQTTAALARALSVKDVTRVLTGSGGARRFGADGLVLGLVENDQFEVIATAGLEGEVPDDMMTSRLDDTLPLADAARSRRAVFLGTRGELIARYPRLRPYTGVLPAGSAAFLPLVAQDTVIGALGLFNAEPAVQSPEARNLALALAGVVAQSVQRATLFDQERAFATGLQATMLPRRLPPIEGGAVTVRYHPASVGRDIGGDWYDVIALPQGRTGLVVGDVQGHDTHAAAVMGQLRIALRAYASEGHSPETVLVRASRFLAELDTERFATCTYIQADMESGALHLARAGHLGPLISNSSRHIDWPEVRGGLPLGLATVFGHDHFPETQLFLEPGSTLLLCTDGLVEQPGQDITSGIEALSAAVRTGPTELEALADRLSDHLWADPGSEDDMALLLLHRLPGSGTVATPRLRLHVHQADPSGTAEVRSAVRRTLDQWRAGTVVHNIEVAASELIANALTHTESGALVSMELLPGTPRRIRLEVEDRSSRWPRRRSPGETATSGRGLMLVEALADEWGAEPRGAGKALWCEFAVPDGQDAVL; encoded by the coding sequence ATGACCGGCCTGCCCCCCGACCCCTTCGACGAGGAGTACGACCCCCGGGCAGGCCGGGACTGGCGCCTCGTCGAGGAGGACGCGCCCGGGGTCTCGCACCATGAGCCCCTCGGACTGCGCGAACGGCTCTCGCTCAACCGGATGGGCACCTTCGACTGGGACCTGGACCGCGGCTCCATGGACCTGGACCCCGGTGCCATGGACGTCTTCGACCTGCGCCCGGACGAATACGACGGCGCGCCGGCGTCCCTGGTCACCCGGGTGCCGCCGGAGGAGGGCCGGCGCCTGGACGAGGCCCTCTCCCAGGCCCTGCTGGACGGTCACTCGTCCTACGGGGCCTACTTCCGGGTCCAGTGCCGCGACGGGACCCAGCGCTGGACCCACTCCCAGGGGCGGATCCTGCACACCGCGGACGGGGTCCCCTACCGGGTCATCGGCATCGTCCGGGAGGCGACCAGCGAGCTGGCGGACTCCGCGCTGCTGCGCTCGCTCCAGCAGGAGCGGCAGCGGCAGACCGTGATGGTGCAGCAGACCACCGCCGCGCTGGCACGGGCGCTGTCCGTCAAGGACGTGACCCGGGTGCTCACCGGCAGCGGCGGCGCCCGGCGGTTCGGCGCCGACGGGCTGGTCCTCGGCCTGGTCGAGAACGACCAGTTCGAGGTCATCGCCACCGCCGGGCTGGAGGGCGAGGTGCCCGACGACATGATGACCTCGCGGCTGGACGACACCCTGCCGCTGGCGGACGCGGCACGCTCGCGCCGCGCCGTCTTCCTCGGCACCCGCGGCGAGCTGATCGCCCGCTATCCGCGGCTGCGCCCGTACACCGGGGTGCTGCCGGCGGGCAGTGCCGCGTTCCTGCCGCTGGTCGCGCAGGACACCGTCATCGGGGCGCTGGGACTGTTCAACGCCGAGCCCGCGGTGCAGTCGCCGGAGGCCAGGAACCTGGCGCTGGCGCTGGCCGGTGTCGTCGCACAGTCGGTGCAGCGGGCGACCCTCTTCGACCAGGAGCGGGCGTTCGCGACGGGGCTGCAGGCGACGATGCTGCCGCGCCGCCTCCCGCCCATCGAGGGCGGCGCGGTCACCGTCCGCTACCACCCGGCGAGCGTCGGCCGGGACATCGGCGGCGACTGGTACGACGTGATCGCGCTGCCCCAGGGGCGGACCGGGCTGGTGGTGGGCGACGTCCAGGGCCATGACACGCATGCTGCCGCCGTGATGGGCCAGCTGCGGATCGCCCTGCGGGCCTACGCCAGCGAGGGGCACTCGCCGGAGACCGTGCTGGTACGGGCGTCCCGCTTTCTGGCGGAGCTGGACACCGAGCGGTTCGCGACCTGCACCTACATCCAGGCCGATATGGAATCCGGCGCGCTACACCTCGCACGGGCCGGCCATCTCGGCCCGCTGATCAGCAACAGCTCCCGGCACATCGACTGGCCCGAGGTCCGCGGTGGACTGCCGCTCGGTCTGGCCACGGTCTTCGGGCACGATCACTTCCCGGAGACCCAGCTGTTCCTGGAACCCGGTTCGACACTGCTGCTGTGCACCGACGGCCTGGTCGAACAGCCCGGCCAGGACATCACCTCCGGCATCGAAGCGCTGTCCGCGGCGGTGCGCACCGGGCCCACGGAGCTGGAGGCGCTCGCCGACCGGCTCTCGGACCATCTGTGGGCCGACCCCGGCTCGGAGGACGACATGGCCCTCCTGCTGCTGCACCGGCTGCCCGGGTCCGGGACCGTCGCCACCCCGCGGCTGCGGCTGCACGTCCATCAGGCCGACCCGTCGGGCACCGCGGAGGTCCGCTCCGCGGTGCGCCGCACGCTGGACCAGTGGCGGGCGGGCACCGTCGTGCACAACATCGAGGTCGCCGCCTCTGAGCTGATCGCCAACGCGCTGACGCACACCGAGAGCGGCGCCCTGGTCTCCATGGAGCTGCTGCCGGGCACCCCGCGCCGGATCCGGCTGGAGGTCGAGGACCGCTCCAGCCGGTGGCCGCGGCGCCGCAGCCCCGGCGAGACCGCCACCTCGGGCCGTGGCCTGATGCTGGTCGAGGCGCTCGCGGACGAATGGGGCGCCGAGCCGCGCGGCGCCGGCAAGGCCCTGTGGTGCGAGTTCGCGGTGCCGGACGGGCAGGATGCGGTGCTGTGA
- a CDS encoding NADP-dependent succinic semialdehyde dehydrogenase, whose protein sequence is MAIATVNPATGETLKTFDALNAGEIEDHLVRADQAFQDHRTTSFGYRKERMLAAADLLEADQDGIARTMTTEMGKPLAQARAEAAKCAKTMRWYAEHAEALLADEHPDPADVSDSGAIRAVVRYRPLGPVLAVMPWNFPLWQVVRFAAPALMAGNTGLLKHASNVPQTALYLEELFRRAGFPEGCFQTLLIGSGAVEDILRDPRVVAATLTGSEPAGRAVASTAGDEVKKTVLELGGSDPFIVLPSADLDKAVRVGVTARVQNNGQSCIAAKRFLVHQDVYDAFAERFTDRMAGLTVGDPMDEDTDIGPLSSEQGRSDLEELVDDAVHQGATALCGGRRPPEHGAGWFYEPTVLSGITPGMRIHHEEAFGPVATLYRVADLDEAVRLANDSPFGLGSNAWTRDPEEQRRLARDVQAGGVFFNGMTASHPGIPFGGVKRSGYGRELSGHGIREFCNMTTLWYGPED, encoded by the coding sequence ATGGCCATCGCCACGGTCAACCCGGCCACCGGCGAGACCCTGAAGACCTTCGACGCCCTCAACGCGGGCGAGATCGAAGATCACCTGGTCCGGGCGGACCAGGCCTTCCAGGACCACCGCACCACCAGCTTCGGCTACCGCAAGGAGCGGATGCTCGCGGCCGCCGACCTGCTCGAAGCCGACCAGGACGGCATCGCCCGCACCATGACCACCGAGATGGGCAAACCGCTGGCCCAGGCGCGCGCGGAGGCGGCGAAGTGCGCCAAGACCATGCGCTGGTACGCGGAGCACGCCGAGGCGCTCCTCGCCGACGAGCACCCCGACCCGGCCGACGTCAGCGACTCCGGCGCGATCCGTGCCGTGGTGCGCTACCGCCCCCTCGGCCCCGTCCTCGCGGTGATGCCCTGGAACTTCCCGCTCTGGCAGGTCGTACGGTTCGCCGCACCCGCCCTGATGGCGGGCAACACCGGGCTGCTCAAGCACGCCTCCAACGTGCCGCAGACCGCGCTCTACCTGGAGGAGCTCTTCCGCCGCGCCGGGTTCCCCGAGGGCTGTTTCCAGACCCTGCTGATCGGGTCCGGTGCGGTCGAGGACATCCTGCGCGACCCGAGGGTCGTGGCCGCCACGCTCACCGGCAGCGAACCGGCCGGCCGCGCGGTGGCGTCCACCGCCGGTGACGAGGTCAAGAAGACCGTCCTCGAACTCGGCGGCAGCGACCCGTTCATCGTCCTGCCCTCCGCCGACCTGGACAAGGCGGTCCGCGTCGGGGTCACCGCACGCGTCCAGAACAACGGACAGTCGTGCATCGCGGCCAAGCGGTTCCTCGTGCACCAGGACGTCTACGACGCCTTCGCCGAGCGGTTCACCGACCGCATGGCCGGGCTGACCGTCGGCGACCCGATGGACGAGGACACCGACATCGGGCCGCTCTCCAGCGAACAGGGCCGCTCCGACCTGGAGGAGCTCGTCGACGACGCGGTCCACCAGGGCGCCACCGCCCTGTGCGGCGGCCGCCGGCCGCCCGAGCACGGCGCGGGCTGGTTCTACGAGCCGACGGTGCTGTCCGGCATCACTCCGGGGATGCGCATCCACCACGAGGAGGCGTTCGGCCCGGTCGCCACGCTCTACCGCGTCGCCGACCTCGACGAGGCGGTGCGCCTCGCCAACGACAGCCCGTTCGGGCTCGGTTCCAACGCCTGGACCCGCGACCCCGAGGAGCAGCGGCGCCTCGCCCGCGATGTGCAGGCCGGCGGTGTCTTCTTCAACGGGATGACCGCCTCCCACCCGGGCATCCCCTTCGGCGGCGTCAAGCGCTCCGGCTACGGGCGGGAGCTCTCCGGGCACGGCATCCGGGAGTTCTGCAATATGACGACGCTGTGGTACGGCCCGGAGGACTGA
- a CDS encoding L,D-transpeptidase family protein, whose amino-acid sequence MPMTRTGTTHPATAGATDPAGRTRRAHRGAVRVRAAALTSAAAVALLALAAPAPAATAPAGSSAHHIPLPVLMADTGGGDQLITALAPTTGATTGTVRWWQRHNGRWRQAGWAPARFGSGGLTEGRTRVQGTSTTPTGLYDLPFAFGTLPPPPGSAVPYRRVGGDSWWCEDNASASYNRWVAPLPADCAAGESERLADHPTQYARALVIGFNYHRPVHGRGAGIFLHVNGRGATAGCVSVPAGAMARILSWVRPAARPHIAVGTAYGPTALTRY is encoded by the coding sequence ATGCCCATGACGCGTACAGGGACGACTCATCCGGCAACGGCCGGCGCCACGGACCCGGCCGGGCGCACCCGCCGGGCGCACCGGGGCGCGGTCCGGGTCCGGGCCGCCGCGCTGACCTCGGCGGCCGCCGTGGCGCTGCTCGCGCTCGCGGCGCCCGCCCCGGCGGCCACCGCGCCCGCCGGCTCCTCCGCCCACCACATCCCCCTTCCCGTCCTCATGGCCGACACCGGCGGCGGCGACCAGCTGATCACCGCGCTGGCGCCCACGACGGGCGCCACCACCGGGACCGTGCGGTGGTGGCAGCGGCACAACGGCCGCTGGCGGCAGGCGGGTTGGGCGCCCGCCCGCTTCGGGTCCGGCGGGCTGACCGAGGGCCGTACCCGGGTGCAGGGCACCTCCACCACCCCGACCGGGCTGTACGACCTGCCGTTCGCCTTCGGGACGCTCCCGCCGCCGCCCGGCAGCGCCGTTCCGTACCGCAGGGTCGGCGGGGACTCCTGGTGGTGCGAGGACAACGCCTCCGCCTCCTACAACCGCTGGGTGGCGCCGCTGCCGGCGGACTGCGCGGCCGGTGAGTCCGAGCGGCTGGCGGACCATCCCACGCAGTACGCCCGGGCCCTGGTCATCGGCTTCAACTACCACCGTCCGGTGCACGGCCGCGGCGCCGGGATCTTCCTCCATGTCAACGGGAGGGGCGCCACGGCCGGCTGTGTCTCCGTACCGGCCGGGGCGATGGCACGGATCCTGTCCTGGGTCCGGCCGGCCGCACGCCCGCACATCGCCGTCGGCACGGCCTACGGGCCGACCGCCCTCACCCGTTACTGA